From Streptomyces sp. NBC_00775, one genomic window encodes:
- a CDS encoding BTAD domain-containing putative transcriptional regulator, with the protein MPAGAAISVLGPLRVSAPDGTADVRGARLQTLLAVLALAAGREVARSDLLEALWDDTPPSAPDNALQALISRLRRALPELVVESSPTGYRLVVGRDEVDALRFESLVLAVGAARGDHERRAALLGDALALWRGPALAGLAPTRVVRAHATRLEELRRRAREDRVDAEIAGGGGAGLVAELAGLVSEDPFREKLRVQLMRALQAAGRQTEALAVYEEARAQLVEAYGIDPSAELHQAYLDVLRGEGPPSSQQPLRETRLPVPLTELIGREADVERVRELLARARLVTVVGPGGVGKTRVALESARRVDARGTDRVCLVELAAVTDPVNIPRTILDATGAGEGGLLSAPGFEPARGAVLRRLTSLLAEEHVLLVLDNCEHLADKVAETAAALLARCPNLRVLAASRQPLGVNGERLHHLSGLALPRRTADAPDSPAVRLFVDRATAVRPAFALDGHTAEPVVAICRALDGLPLALELAAARLLSLSVGQIRDRLDDRFRLLGPEGHPADGRQRTLRAVMDWSWDLLDDTERTLARRLAVFAGRVDLPLIERVVAGDGLPGDDLDTPLSSLVAKSIVQTEETDGRIGYRMPETVRLYAAEQLTAAGDEDRARLRHAQALLSIAETAEPNLRRIGQPAELAVLTGLLDDFHAALRWSVDAGRPELPLRLVAALEWFWLLSGRRAEGTEWTRRALAVPCETRPRERAIVCTIGGLQHGALLGQEEGVTYLFEALALIQDLAEAEKDHPVLVAASVLGSLASGTPELVSELLRGLTGHRDPWIGSFARMLGARMLANAGQPHAARDELIAALDGFRTLGERLGLTYTLTALAESESARGDHVGAMSALDEALRAVTELGVAEDRPMLMVRLAVEHARTGGPDRAEATLEEAAVEASRLGLGEVLGVAHHALGDLRRTAGRPAEARRLLDRALAEVMAHGQGVGHRPAVLTSQGHLAVAEGRLPAALQACTTALDLARQVEDAQLTARVLVLAADIALAQAEPKSAAVLLHTAADVRGQQLDADPDVHRVARATRLALGDDRYGAARAVPADETEALIAGLSGRLAPPSAR; encoded by the coding sequence ATGCCAGCCGGTGCCGCCATCAGTGTGCTCGGACCGCTGCGGGTAAGCGCCCCGGACGGGACCGCCGACGTGCGCGGAGCCCGGCTGCAGACCCTCCTCGCGGTCCTGGCGCTCGCCGCGGGCCGGGAGGTGGCCCGCTCGGACCTCCTCGAAGCGCTGTGGGACGACACCCCGCCGTCCGCCCCGGACAACGCGCTCCAGGCCCTGATCTCCCGGCTCCGGCGGGCCCTGCCCGAACTCGTCGTCGAGTCGAGCCCCACCGGCTACCGGCTGGTCGTCGGGCGCGACGAGGTCGACGCGCTGCGCTTCGAATCACTCGTCCTGGCCGTCGGTGCCGCCCGCGGCGACCACGAGCGGCGCGCCGCACTACTGGGCGACGCCCTGGCACTGTGGCGCGGCCCGGCCCTGGCCGGACTGGCCCCCACACGGGTCGTACGCGCCCACGCCACCCGTCTGGAAGAGCTCAGACGGCGCGCGCGGGAGGACCGCGTCGACGCCGAGATCGCGGGCGGCGGCGGCGCCGGACTCGTCGCCGAACTCGCGGGACTGGTCTCGGAGGACCCGTTCCGGGAGAAGTTACGCGTCCAGCTGATGCGGGCGCTCCAGGCCGCCGGCCGGCAGACCGAGGCCCTCGCCGTCTACGAGGAGGCGAGGGCCCAGCTCGTCGAGGCGTACGGAATCGACCCCTCGGCCGAACTCCACCAGGCATATCTGGACGTCCTGCGCGGTGAAGGACCGCCGTCGTCCCAACAGCCGCTCCGGGAAACGCGGTTGCCCGTGCCGCTCACCGAACTGATCGGCAGGGAAGCCGATGTCGAACGGGTCCGGGAACTCCTGGCCCGCGCCCGGCTGGTCACCGTCGTCGGCCCCGGCGGCGTCGGCAAGACCCGGGTCGCCCTGGAGTCGGCCCGCCGTGTCGACGCCCGCGGCACCGACCGCGTCTGCCTGGTCGAACTCGCCGCCGTCACCGACCCGGTGAACATACCCCGCACCATCCTGGACGCCACGGGCGCCGGCGAGGGCGGACTTCTCTCCGCCCCCGGATTCGAGCCCGCGCGGGGCGCCGTACTGCGCCGGCTGACGAGCCTGCTGGCCGAGGAGCACGTCCTGCTCGTCCTCGACAACTGCGAGCACCTTGCCGACAAGGTCGCCGAGACCGCCGCGGCCCTGCTCGCCCGCTGCCCCAACCTCCGTGTCCTGGCGGCCAGTCGGCAGCCCCTCGGCGTCAACGGCGAGCGACTGCACCACCTTTCCGGGCTGGCGCTGCCGCGGCGGACCGCCGACGCCCCCGACAGCCCCGCGGTACGGCTCTTCGTCGACCGCGCCACCGCCGTGCGCCCCGCCTTCGCGCTGGACGGGCACACGGCGGAGCCGGTCGTCGCGATCTGCCGCGCGCTGGACGGACTGCCGCTGGCCCTCGAACTCGCCGCAGCCCGGCTGCTGTCCCTCTCCGTCGGGCAGATCCGCGACCGCCTCGACGACCGGTTCCGGCTCCTGGGACCCGAAGGACATCCCGCCGACGGACGGCAGCGCACCCTGCGGGCGGTGATGGACTGGAGCTGGGACCTGCTGGACGACACCGAGCGCACCCTGGCCCGGCGGCTCGCCGTCTTCGCGGGCCGCGTCGACCTCCCGCTGATCGAGCGGGTCGTCGCCGGTGACGGACTCCCCGGCGACGACCTCGACACCCCGCTGTCCTCACTCGTCGCCAAGTCCATCGTGCAGACGGAGGAGACCGACGGGCGCATCGGCTACCGCATGCCCGAGACCGTACGGCTCTACGCCGCCGAGCAGCTGACCGCGGCGGGCGACGAGGACAGGGCGAGACTGCGGCACGCCCAGGCGCTCCTGTCGATCGCCGAGACCGCCGAGCCGAACCTGCGCCGGATCGGACAGCCCGCCGAACTCGCCGTGCTGACCGGCCTGTTGGACGACTTCCACGCGGCCCTTCGGTGGTCCGTCGACGCCGGGCGGCCCGAACTTCCACTGCGCCTGGTCGCCGCGCTGGAATGGTTCTGGCTGCTCAGCGGGCGGCGCGCGGAGGGCACGGAATGGACGCGCCGCGCACTCGCCGTGCCGTGCGAGACCCGGCCCAGGGAGCGGGCGATCGTCTGCACCATCGGAGGACTTCAGCACGGCGCCCTGCTCGGGCAGGAGGAAGGCGTCACGTACCTCTTCGAGGCGCTGGCCCTGATCCAGGACCTCGCCGAGGCGGAAAAGGACCACCCGGTCCTGGTGGCCGCCTCCGTCCTGGGCTCCCTCGCCTCCGGCACGCCGGAACTGGTCAGCGAACTGCTGCGCGGACTCACCGGCCACCGCGACCCCTGGATCGGCTCGTTCGCCCGGATGCTCGGCGCCCGGATGCTCGCCAACGCCGGACAGCCGCACGCCGCACGGGACGAACTCATCGCCGCGCTCGACGGGTTCCGTACGCTCGGCGAGCGCCTCGGACTGACGTACACGCTCACCGCGCTGGCCGAGTCCGAGAGCGCCCGCGGCGACCATGTGGGCGCGATGAGCGCGCTGGACGAGGCGCTGCGCGCGGTCACCGAGCTGGGGGTCGCCGAGGACCGGCCGATGCTCATGGTCCGCCTCGCGGTCGAGCACGCCAGGACCGGCGGCCCCGACCGGGCCGAAGCCACTCTGGAAGAGGCCGCGGTGGAGGCGTCCCGGCTCGGCCTCGGCGAGGTGCTGGGCGTCGCCCACCACGCCCTGGGCGACCTGCGCCGCACCGCCGGCCGACCGGCCGAGGCCCGCCGGCTGCTCGACCGCGCCCTCGCCGAGGTCATGGCCCACGGTCAGGGCGTCGGCCACCGTCCCGCCGTCCTCACCAGCCAGGGACACCTGGCCGTCGCCGAAGGCCGGCTGCCCGCCGCGCTTCAGGCCTGTACGACCGCGCTGGACCTCGCCCGACAGGTCGAGGACGCCCAGTTGACGGCCCGTGTACTGGTCCTCGCCGCGGACATCGCCCTCGCCCAGGCCGAGCCCAAGTCCGCGGCGGTCCTCCTGCACACCGCCGCGGACGTCCGGGGCCAGCAGCTCGACGCCGACCCCGACGTCCACCGGGTGGCGCGGGCGACGCGGCTGGCGCTCGGGGACGACCGGTACGGGGCCGCGCGGGCCGTGCCCGCGGACGAGACCGAGGCACTGATCGCGGGCCTCAGCGGACGGCTCGCACCTCCGTCGGCACGGTGA
- a CDS encoding ATP-binding cassette domain-containing protein: MTAAIEAVGLAKRFGETVALTSVDLAAEQGTVLGLLGPNGAGKTTAVRILATLLRPDGGQAFVHGHDVAKAPDRIRDIIGLTGQYASVDDTLTGVENLVFLGRLLGRSRADSRRTALSLLERFGLTDAGDRTAKTYSGGMRRRLDLAACLVGDPKVIFLDEPTTGLDPNARDQLWEIIRGEVRRGVTVLLTTQYLEEADQLADDIVVIDHGSVVARGTPEILKREVGRPTLQVRPLDGAHLDRVAAIVSEVTGGHAVDGHTVTSRVSDTAALYAVVRRLDDAGIAVTELSIREPSLDEVFKQLTTGAPV, from the coding sequence GTGACAGCCGCGATTGAGGCCGTCGGCCTGGCCAAGCGCTTCGGCGAGACGGTCGCGCTCACTTCCGTGGACCTTGCGGCCGAGCAAGGCACCGTGCTGGGCCTGCTCGGTCCGAACGGGGCCGGCAAGACGACGGCCGTACGCATCCTCGCCACTCTGCTGCGCCCGGACGGCGGGCAGGCCTTCGTCCACGGGCACGATGTGGCGAAGGCCCCGGACCGGATCCGCGACATCATCGGCCTGACGGGGCAGTACGCCTCCGTCGACGACACCCTGACCGGCGTCGAGAACCTGGTGTTCCTGGGCCGGCTGCTCGGCCGGTCGCGGGCCGACTCCCGGCGCACGGCGCTGAGCCTGCTGGAGCGCTTCGGTCTCACCGATGCCGGCGACCGCACCGCCAAGACGTACTCCGGAGGAATGCGCAGGCGTCTGGACCTGGCGGCCTGTCTGGTCGGCGACCCCAAGGTGATCTTCCTGGACGAGCCGACGACGGGCCTCGACCCCAACGCCCGTGACCAGCTGTGGGAGATCATCCGCGGGGAGGTGCGCCGGGGAGTGACCGTCCTGCTCACCACGCAGTACCTGGAGGAGGCCGACCAGCTCGCCGACGACATCGTGGTCATCGACCACGGCTCCGTCGTGGCTCGAGGCACGCCGGAGATCCTCAAGCGCGAGGTGGGCAGGCCCACGCTCCAGGTACGCCCGCTGGACGGCGCGCACCTGGACCGGGTGGCGGCCATCGTGAGTGAGGTGACCGGCGGCCATGCGGTCGACGGCCACACCGTCACCTCCCGGGTGAGCGACACGGCGGCCCTGTACGCGGTCGTACGGCGCCTGGACGACGCCGGGATCGCGGTCACCGAACTGTCCATCCGCGAGCCGAGCCTCGACGAGGTGTTCAAGCAGCTGACGACAGGAGCACCGGTATGA
- a CDS encoding ABC transporter permease has translation MTTIAEPTDRVARRRGPAAAVQQSATVAWRQLVQIKHSPETLVEVGIQPVIFVFLFAFVLAGQMAGSRHAYLQFVVPGLIVQSTVLVTARTAIGMNTDVTKGLFDRFRSLPISRTAPLIGRIFADYVMLVWSVVLLLAFGMLLSFRIETSWGQLIPMFLLLLVFSFALSWASVLAGLLAKDPENVQALAFGIMLPLTFISDAFVQVETMPGWLQAIVKLNPVSMLADSIRGLLVGGPVGEPVTKTLIASAVLFVVFAPLALRAYHRER, from the coding sequence ATGACGACCATCGCCGAACCCACGGACCGGGTGGCCCGTCGCCGCGGCCCGGCCGCGGCCGTGCAGCAGAGTGCCACGGTCGCCTGGCGGCAGCTGGTGCAGATCAAGCACAGTCCGGAGACGCTCGTCGAGGTCGGCATCCAGCCGGTCATCTTCGTCTTCCTGTTCGCCTTCGTCCTCGCGGGTCAGATGGCCGGCTCACGCCACGCGTATCTGCAGTTCGTGGTCCCCGGGCTGATCGTGCAGAGCACCGTCCTGGTCACCGCGCGCACCGCGATCGGGATGAACACCGATGTGACGAAGGGGCTCTTCGACCGCTTCCGCAGCCTGCCGATCTCCCGTACCGCACCGCTGATCGGCAGGATCTTCGCGGACTACGTCATGCTCGTGTGGTCGGTGGTGCTGCTGCTGGCCTTCGGGATGCTGCTGAGCTTCCGGATCGAGACGAGCTGGGGTCAGCTGATCCCGATGTTCCTGCTGCTCCTGGTGTTCTCGTTCGCACTGTCCTGGGCGTCGGTGCTCGCCGGGCTGCTGGCCAAGGATCCGGAGAACGTGCAGGCGCTGGCCTTCGGGATCATGCTGCCGCTGACCTTCATCAGCGACGCCTTCGTCCAGGTGGAGACCATGCCGGGGTGGCTCCAGGCGATCGTGAAACTCAACCCGGTGTCCATGCTGGCCGATTCGATCCGCGGTCTGCTGGTCGGCGGTCCGGTGGGCGAACCCGTGACGAAGACGCTGATCGCGTCGGCCGTCCTCTTCGTGGTGTTCGCCCCGCTGGCACTGCGCGCCTATCACCGCGAGCGGTAA
- a CDS encoding ketoacyl-ACP synthase III family protein, whose product MRVGDIYIDALGTWLPEPYSAERAVREGLYEAVDFEENGLLAARVAGPDEAPAEMAVRAVRQLAERRGSDLSDVDLLVHAGSSWQGPEGWRPASYIQRKTVGGTGPAWELTMGCLGGLTALEVAVGFLRGDGSRRTVLFTSADNWSSPVVDRWRSFPGVILGDGASALTLGRGTGFARLLSVNTGGVPDLEGMYRGSEPLFPGTSLQRAPLDFRLRATAYKETEQASSEAMMLSAKVQLELIDRSLEEAGIGRSDITRVAYVNYARLATQMWLLDPLGIPMSTSTWEIGRHIGHIGPSDQLVSLDRLLSHGELGPGDHVLLAGLGPGMTLGSAVLEIVSRPSWLD is encoded by the coding sequence GTGCGAGTCGGCGACATCTACATCGATGCACTGGGGACATGGCTCCCCGAGCCCTACAGCGCGGAGCGTGCGGTACGCGAAGGGCTCTACGAAGCTGTGGACTTCGAGGAGAACGGACTGCTCGCGGCACGGGTCGCGGGCCCCGACGAGGCGCCGGCGGAGATGGCGGTCCGCGCGGTGCGGCAGCTCGCGGAGCGCCGCGGCTCGGATCTGTCCGACGTGGACCTCCTGGTGCACGCCGGTTCGTCCTGGCAGGGCCCGGAGGGCTGGCGGCCCGCCTCGTACATCCAACGCAAGACGGTGGGCGGCACCGGCCCCGCCTGGGAGCTCACCATGGGCTGCCTCGGCGGACTGACCGCCCTGGAGGTCGCGGTCGGCTTCCTGCGCGGCGACGGGTCACGGCGCACGGTGCTCTTCACCTCCGCGGACAACTGGTCGTCGCCCGTGGTGGACCGCTGGAGGTCCTTCCCCGGTGTCATCCTCGGCGACGGCGCGTCGGCCCTCACCCTGGGCAGGGGCACCGGGTTCGCACGGCTGCTGTCGGTCAACACCGGCGGCGTCCCCGACCTGGAGGGCATGTACCGCGGCAGCGAGCCCCTGTTCCCCGGCACCTCCCTGCAACGCGCCCCGCTGGACTTCCGGCTGCGGGCGACGGCGTACAAGGAGACCGAGCAGGCCAGCTCCGAGGCGATGATGCTGTCCGCCAAGGTCCAGCTGGAACTCATCGACCGCAGCCTCGAAGAGGCCGGCATCGGCCGCTCCGACATCACGCGTGTCGCCTACGTCAACTACGCACGGCTGGCGACCCAGATGTGGCTGCTCGATCCGCTCGGCATCCCGATGTCGACCTCCACCTGGGAGATCGGCCGGCACATCGGGCACATCGGCCCGAGCGACCAGCTCGTCTCCCTGGACCGGCTGCTGTCCCACGGTGAACTCGGCCCCGGAGACCACGTCCTGCTCGCCGGGCTCGGCCCGGGCATGACCCTCGGCAGCGCCGTGCTGGAGATCGTCTCCCGGCCCTCCTGGCTCGACTGA
- a CDS encoding nucleotide disphospho-sugar-binding domain-containing protein gives MRVLIVALVPSHLMSMVPVAWALRAAGHEVLVAGGAPVAERAAAAGLSAAVVSEPPGRRVRRSAAPSGLPGAGPDWTLLQERWRQRVDGVLDEHLDVARDWRPDLLLVDPIEFSGLIVAAALRVPSVVHRWGPDRISSQSIPRAVEALAEVAALRGVDGGPALPSMVLDPCPPSLQCTNSSAAQPVRFVPFNGAGTPPRWAQRPRSGRRLCVSFGGETPMLTQPAVWDALLRELAAVSDLESVVTAVPQDAGALPAAVRAPGQVPLDLFLGDCDALLHHGGAGTALTGLAFGVPQLIVAQPNPSWAAVGERIAARGAGVVLDLDAALREESPAGLRAAVEEVLSAPGYRAAAEALADEIRRLPAPSAVVPLLTELAATPVGR, from the coding sequence ATGAGGGTGCTGATCGTCGCGCTGGTGCCGAGTCATCTGATGTCGATGGTGCCGGTCGCCTGGGCCCTGCGGGCGGCCGGGCACGAGGTCCTGGTCGCGGGCGGCGCGCCCGTGGCGGAGCGGGCGGCGGCCGCCGGGCTGTCGGCGGCCGTGGTGAGCGAGCCGCCGGGCCGGCGCGTCCGTCGCTCCGCGGCGCCCTCGGGGCTGCCCGGGGCGGGGCCGGACTGGACACTGCTTCAGGAACGCTGGCGGCAGCGGGTCGACGGCGTCCTGGACGAGCATCTGGACGTCGCCCGTGACTGGCGGCCGGATCTGCTCCTGGTGGATCCGATCGAGTTCAGCGGTCTGATCGTTGCGGCCGCGCTGCGGGTCCCGTCCGTGGTGCACCGCTGGGGGCCCGACCGCATCAGTTCGCAGTCGATTCCGCGGGCCGTCGAGGCACTCGCCGAGGTGGCGGCCCTGCGCGGGGTCGACGGCGGTCCGGCGCTGCCCTCGATGGTGCTCGACCCGTGTCCGCCGAGTCTGCAGTGCACGAACTCGTCGGCCGCGCAGCCGGTGCGGTTCGTGCCGTTCAACGGGGCGGGTACGCCGCCCCGTTGGGCTCAGCGGCCGCGTTCGGGGCGCCGACTGTGCGTGTCGTTCGGCGGCGAGACACCGATGCTGACCCAGCCCGCGGTGTGGGACGCGCTGCTCCGTGAACTGGCCGCCGTATCCGATCTGGAGTCGGTCGTCACCGCCGTGCCCCAGGACGCGGGCGCCCTGCCCGCCGCCGTGCGCGCGCCCGGGCAGGTGCCGCTGGACCTGTTCCTCGGCGACTGCGACGCGCTGCTGCACCACGGCGGCGCGGGGACCGCCCTGACCGGTCTGGCGTTCGGTGTCCCGCAGTTGATCGTCGCCCAGCCGAATCCCTCGTGGGCGGCGGTCGGCGAGCGGATCGCGGCGCGCGGTGCCGGCGTGGTGCTCGACCTCGACGCGGCCCTGCGCGAGGAGTCCCCCGCGGGCCTGCGCGCGGCGGTCGAGGAGGTGCTGTCCGCGCCCGGTTACCGCGCCGCGGCCGAGGCCCTCGCCGACGAGATCCGCCGGCTGCCCGCGCCGAGCGCGGTGGTGCCCCTGCTCACGGAGCTGGCGGCGACGCCGGTCGGCCGCTGA